A stretch of Eubalaena glacialis isolate mEubGla1 chromosome 10, mEubGla1.1.hap2.+ XY, whole genome shotgun sequence DNA encodes these proteins:
- the PRSS23 gene encoding serine protease 23, whose product MAGTPGLLLLLLILLCAVGQVSPYGAHWKPTWPAYRLPVVLPQSTLNLAKPHFGAEAKLEVSSSCGPQCHKGSPLPTYEEAKQYLSYETLYANGSRTETQVGIYVLRSGEGESSGKSRRKRQIYGYDSRFSIFGKDFLLNYPFSTSVKLSTGCTGTLVAEKHVLTAAHCIHDGKTYVKGTQKLRVGFLKPKFKDGGRGANDSSSAVPEKMKFQWIRVKRTHVPKGWIKGNANDIGMDYDYALLELKKPHKRKFMKIGVSPPAKQLPGGRIHFSGYDNDRPGNLVYRFCDVKDETYDLLYQQCDAQPGASGSGVYVRMWKRQQQKWERKIIGIFSGHQWVDMNGSPQDFNVAVRITPLKYAQICYWIKGNYLDCREG is encoded by the coding sequence ATGGCGGGGACTccagggctcctcctcctcctcctcatcctcctctgtGCTGTTGGGCAGGTGAGCCCCTACGGCGCCCACTGGAAACCCACCTGGCCTGCCTACCGCCTCCCCGTGGTCTTACCCCAATCCACCTTAAACTTGGCCAAGCCACACTTTGGGGCCGAAGCCAAATTGGAAGTGTCCTCCTCGTGTGGCCCCCAGTGTCATAAGGGAAGTCCACTGCCCACTTATGAAGAGGCCAAGCAGTACCTGTCCTATGAAACCCTCTATGCCAACGGCAGCCGCACCGAGACACAGGTGGGCATCTATGTCCTCAGAAGTGGTGAGGGTGAGTCTTCGGGAAAGTCTCGAAGGAAGCGGCAGATTTATGGCTACGACAGCAGATTCAGCATTTTTGGGAAGGACTTCCTGCTCAACTACCCGTTCTCAACATCGGTGAAGTTATCTACAGGCTGCACCGGCACCCTGGTGGCGGAGAAGCACGTCCTCACGGCTGCCCACTGCATACACGATGGGAAAACCTACGTGAAAGGAACCCAGAAACTTCGAGTGGGCTTCCTGAAGCCCAAGTTTAAAGATGGTGGTCGAGGGGCCAACGACTCGAGCTCAGCCGTGCCCGAGAAGATGAAATTTCAGTGGATCCGGGTGAAGCGCACCCATGTGCCCAAGGGTTGGATCAAGGGCAATGCCAATGACATTGGCATGGATTATGACTATGCCCTCCTGGAactcaaaaaaccccacaaaagaaAGTTCATGAAGATTGGGGTAAGCCCTCCCGCCAAGCAGCTGCCAGGGGGCAGAATCCACTTCTCCGGTTATGACAATGACCGACCGGGCAACTTGGTATACCGCTTCTGTGATGTCAAAGATGAGACCTATGACCTGCTGTACCAGCAGTGTGACGCCCAGCCCGGGGCCAGCGGGTCCGGGGTCTACGTGAGGATGTGGAAGAGACAGCAGCAGAAGTGGGAGCGAAAAATTATTGGCATCTTTTCTGGGCACCAGTGGGTAGACATGAACGGTTCTCCACAAGATTTCAACGTGGCTGTTAGAATCACCCCTCTCAAATATGCCCAGATTTGCTATTGGATTAAAGGAAACTACCTGGATTGTAGGGAGGGGTGA